The proteins below are encoded in one region of Desulfovibrio sp.:
- a CDS encoding DUF3828 domain-containing protein, with protein MRMIPRLLALVAFAAATLLGSTAFTQSGKPAAFAPKGYHTASSEAETALDAILRLSDKDDNMLNFVLHTPDYKPKADKGYAGHFTQRLLRDMAEMEKREVKSKCGGKYLKGELCGTEYNPLTCAQDASDSGYLYRTDSSGDSKATISYAWPGEKKRLAVFQMVLENGRWKIDSVKCNPDE; from the coding sequence ATGCGAATGATACCCAGGCTTCTTGCCCTCGTCGCCTTCGCTGCCGCAACCCTTCTTGGCAGCACCGCCTTCACACAGTCTGGTAAACCCGCCGCCTTTGCCCCAAAAGGATACCACACCGCCTCGAGCGAGGCGGAAACAGCCCTCGACGCGATACTTCGCCTCTCGGACAAGGACGACAACATGCTGAACTTCGTCCTGCACACGCCCGACTACAAGCCCAAGGCGGACAAGGGCTATGCTGGTCACTTCACCCAGCGGCTTCTGCGCGACATGGCCGAGATGGAAAAGCGGGAAGTTAAAAGCAAGTGCGGGGGCAAGTACTTGAAGGGTGAGCTCTGCGGCACTGAATACAACCCCCTCACCTGCGCCCAGGATGCGAGCGACTCGGGGTATCTGTACCGAACTGACTCCTCGGGAGATTCGAAGGCCACCATCTCCTATGCCTGGCCTGGGGAAAAGAAGAGGCTCGCCGTGTTCCAGATGGTTCTTGAAAACGGCCGTTGGAAGATCGATTCGGTCAAGTGCAACCCAGACGAGTGA